One Xiphophorus maculatus strain JP 163 A chromosome 23, X_maculatus-5.0-male, whole genome shotgun sequence genomic window, TGTCACATATAGGCACAATGAGTTtcagtgaaagaaaagaaaattgaaaaaagaagCATTGGAATGGatttggtttggtttattttggggCGTTTCATTATTTGGGGTGTACAGATTTTGAAAGCTCCATTCTTTCCTGTGTAGCAGAAAGTCCACTCATTTCTTCAGAGTCCTACACAAACACAATTCATGTAACTTGTAATAAATACAATGATCTCTAGCATGTTTCACATGTCAGGTCAACAGACATGTTAAGGCAATGGAAGTCTGGGCAGAAGGTCAGATCTACTGTACAGCTCTTACAGTAAACACCTAAACAGAGTCCTATCGTGTAAACTGACCTAATGAAAACAATGGGTTTCCATGACGTCTAGAAGCACCAGTGATGAACATGTGAATCTTAAAACATGAGATGAAGCAGCACTTCCAGTCAGAACAACGACCTCTAAGACCACTTGGTTTCTTGCATAGTTCTTGTGTCACTCTGGTCAAATCAGTTTGGAAGGTCGGCAGCTGCAGCAGTGTTCCAGGAGTTTTATGAAGTAGCAGCACAAATTTGGGGAGTTTGGGGGTCTTCCTCTGGGTTTTCAGTGGCTCACAGGAGCTGCCTGTCTTTGTTGGAAAACCTCGAGCTCACGTTTGTACCAATCAGGAGCCTCCGGGCCGTTTTTCCCCAATGACTCGTGATCGTAACCGTAGGCGACCGTGAGCTCTTCGTCTTTCTGCACAGCTCTCAGTGTTCGGATGCATTTGATGGGTCCAAAACGAGGGTGGACAAACCTGAGCAGAGAGACAGACGtacatacaaaacacaaactgaaaaggaaaaaagatcAACGCACTGGAACAATGGACATTTCCTGGTTGCTATAGATAACAAACCAACATTGTATCCGACATGGATTGCACATTATAGCAGTTCTATTCCTAGAGAAATGTTGACTGTGGCCTGATCTGGTGTTTGGGTTCTAGACCTCTAAACAGTGTCTCAGTCTGGGCCAGTAGGACACAATCATGGGGAGGACAGCTGACTGTCCAGACTGTCCAGAAGACAGTCATGGACAGGGAGAGGAAGACAACAGTCATTCCTGAAGGAGCTGCTTGTCCTGAGAGTTTTGTAtgtaaacacagacaaaaagttcttttttgttttttttaccatattcCAATTGTTTGACTCGTGAAACAGAAAACCTCCTTACATGTGGGATGTGCAGTCACAGCTCCACAGCACAATTtcaatttaaacagaatatatatatatatatataaattcccttctcacccaccgcaggtggttcttatcctctgagctcgggtcctctaccagaggcctgggagcttgagggttctgcgcagtatcttggctgtgccaaggactgcacatttctggactgagatgtctgatgttgttcctgggatctgttgtagccattggtccagtttgggggtgactgccccgagggtcccgatgaccacaggcaccactgtggtcttcaccttccaggccctctccagttcctccccgAGGCCCTGgcatttctctagtttctcgtgctcctttttcctgatgttgcagtcgcttggtattgctacatctaccacaacggctttcctctgttgtttatccactacgacaatgtctggttggttcgccattaccattttgtctgtctggatctggaagtcccacaggatcttataaaatggtaatggcgaaccaaccagacaagctcatcaagaaaatgcagagtgtgtgcaaagcagtaatcacagcaaaaggttgctactttgaagaaactagaatataaggggtattttcagttattttacacttttttgtttagtgcatatttccacatgtgttattcatagttttgatgccttcagtgtgaatctacaatgtcaatagtcatgaaaataaaggaaactcattgaattaaaaggtgtgtccaaacttttggtctgtactgtatatatatatatatatatatatcgttCGGTGTAAACGACGCCTGCTCTGCAGCTTCAATCGACTCCGTGCAGTACTTTTAGTTTCTATTGGGAGAAATCTATTCCTTATCTGTGGGACCACTGTTACTGGTGCTAAACTAATCTCAACAGTATCATCTGTGACTGTAGTGCTGTTGATTTGGAAGATGTTTTTAATCAACTGAAAAACTCAGAACTCCAGAAGAACCTCATAATAGTGTATTTCACAAatacgtgtttttttttagatcattgtttttttgttttatagatatatatatgttgTCCAGCCATATAGtaacattttacagcacaacGCTATTAAAATGCTATACgcatcaaatatgacttgaaaaaaaatttgactttgtaatttaacaccttaaaattatgcctctgtctctttaagaaaaccCTGGTCTTTCCAACACtctccttcaggaagtcaaGCCTTCACTAGCtctgcactgagaagtagctcgtataatgaAATCATCAGATGTGCCGTTCCACCAGGTGCATGCTAATAGTTCtgggctagtctgaaggagctgaatgggggagTTATGGGGAAGATCAGTAGCTTAAAAAACttcagctctgaggaggagctgcgtctcaaaGGCGCTGCTAGATTcaaccaggcattttgcacacctgaatggttgccatggagatgaaaagatttctcagacatgcatgaaagacAGACGCATgtctgtatgtttttgatgaggcgataaaattataacatgacataaagctaaaaaaagagttgattttacataacgctgcccctttaaatagcTTCCagcatctttgtgttttctgtgacttcattttaaacatccaactgaaactgaaaatggcTTCTCTCAGTCATAACTTCTACGTTGTTGTACGATGTGCTAGCTCCTACGTATGGTGCATTTACTGGTTAGAAGATTATTGGATTTTTTGTTGGATTGGTTGATGACCAATCCACGTTgaccaagcaaaaaaaaacaaaaacaaaacaacaacagacaaaaaaacaacatccgaTTCTGAATGACTTGAAGGATGCATTGCATGTAGCTGAGTGCCTATCTGATTATGGACCCATATTTTAAAAGTCGACGCTCCTCCTTCCCGTCGTTTCTACTTACGGCTCGTATTGGCAGTTGGGAGTGAAGGAGTGGTTGCCCTTGTGACCCAGAGAGGCGCAGTACCTCTCCGTCTGGTCGAACGGCTGTGGGACGTCGATCACAGTGTCGTCGTCAAGTGAGATGGCGTTTCCATTCAGAGCCCAGTCCCGACTGTCCACCTGACAAAGCAACATCAGTCATTTAGGAATcgtttttaatcaataaatcaaatttgctACGTTTTATGTCAATTTCCCCTCATTACGTGATTCCAACGTATCTTCGTTTCCATAGAAGCAGCGCGCCATACCTCAGAATGTGTGATCCGGACTCCGTTATAAAAAGCCATGATGGTACCCGGCTCAGCAGCTGCCTTGGCAAAAAGTCCCTGACAGGCTCCTTTAATCAGAGACTCTGCCACCAACACCCTGACAGAGAGGGAACACACAAGGTTCCaaatggttctggttctgttccgGCTCGTTGGAACAACCGTTGTCATTCAATCCATGTGACATCATCACACGGAGCGGCCCTACCGTTGGCTCTCGTACGGGTCCGGCAGCAGAGCGTGGGTGGCGATGCAGGTGGAGGTGGACTTGTCATAGGAGTAGACAGGACCTGCAGGTCACATGAAGTCATCATGTCACCTGTTCAATCACACCAACATGTCTCtacagcacttcctgtttgagtCCAGCTAACAGCATATacactttttccacataaatTATTTGTAGAAAACACTAACAAACACTATAGAAATTAAGTAAAGCATTACAGAAgagacattttacaaataaatatgtaaaaaacaagcCATTCAGAACCACtgagtaatatttcacagaacCAGGTCtggctgcagttacagctgGGAGTCTTTTCCTCTGCCAGCTTTCTAcatctagatcaggggtctcaaactccagtcctcgagggccgcagtcctgcaacttttagatgtgcctctgctgcaccacacctgaacagaataattaggtcattaaggctctggagaactgatctacacaaggaggaggtcattaagccatttcattccagtgttttgtacctgtggcacatctaaaaactgcaggactgcggccctcgaggcctggagtttgagacccctgatctagagactgaaagttttgaaaaataactcaagCTCAGTTAAATTAGAGAACATAGTTCTCTATCTATGGCATGTTTTCGTTGCGAGTGAGTGAAGATGAGATGAAATCTTACTGTTTGGAGCGATCTGGAAGCGTGGCCTTCCGGTCTGGTTGGAGGTCAGTGTGGCGAGGCGAGCCTCGATGATCTCTCCGTCCACAAAGCTTCCATAGAGAGCCGTGCAGCCATCTGGGTAGATGTAGGCTATGGAGCTGCCAGTCATCTCCCCGTCCTCATTGACCTGCCCGAACACGCTGCCCCCGTCCTAACCACagcacacaccaacacacaccaacacacacacacacacacacacacacacacacacacacacacacacacacacacacatatataaaatggctgctgtcCTTCAGAATAAAGAACCATTAGTGCACTCAGCTCACTCACAGGATAGTAGATCCAGCACTCCCCACAGCGGATGTTGCCTTTGTACTGACCCTTAAAGACTAGGCGGCCATCTGCGTCCAGCTCCTGAGCTGGCCCGTTGAGTTCACCGTCGACATATGTCCCATGGAGGACACTGCCGTCCTCGTGTGTGTACAGCCCCTGGCCCTGCAGACCATCGTCAACGTAGAAACCTTCCAAGGTGCTGCGGACACAAAACAGACAGCTGCTGTGTGTAGGACAagaaacacatctaaaagttgcaggtgTCCGGCCCTCGAGGAGAGGAGTTAGAAACCACTGCTACAGAGGATAGAACTGGTCTTTCTGTGTTCAAGTTATTCTGTCTTCAGGACAAAGCCATTTAAGCAGTTCCTGTTGGCACCAACTAGTGCTGGGCCATACGACCTAGAATTGACAGTTTGGAATAATTTCTACTTATTCGAGATTGGGACTCGGGGACCACAAGTCCAGAAGGGAACCCCAGAAATCTGTCTCCTCCAACTCATTCTGGGGGAACCCAAGGTCTTAGACTTGATAGTCCAGTTTTCACAGTTGAAAACTGGACTATCAAATTTTCAGACTTGATAGTCCTGTGCCCTGCGCTATAGTTAATTTGCTACTTTCGGAATGGTCACCGGTCCACTTGAATTGATCTGCACAAAGAGTTCACttgaaacaaacagaatatCGGTTTTTAGAAGGAACAGAGTTTGCATCAGAGTTGgattgtgcattcacacttCCTCAAGTGAACCAGACTTTCTGGGCAAACGGACTGgggtttgattaaagcggactaaacagggctggtgttaATGCGCCCTTAGTGAACCTCCATGATACAGTGAGTCACTACCTTCcatcaaagaagaagaacttccCCTTCCCATTCTTCTCTCCGTGGGTGAAATGTCCTTCGAAGCGATCACTGGAGGAATAGGTGACTGTGCAGACACCATGGGGCTGGCCATCTTCATCCAACGGGCctacacataaacacaaacaggttCTGGCTGATCGGGCTCAACTGTTTGTGATCTACACACATAATAAACCCACATTTGAACACGTGATAGATAATTATCAACTGAATGTTGTTGCATTGTTATGGCATTGCTGCACATATAGCCATgttgttttgaataaattatttttagtttttaataatgaTTGAAAAACGAAGTAGcattcatgatttaaaaaaaaaagtttgattaaaatattttgctaaaaaaatgtaccagaattttttttttgcatttttttcacaaCTTCCATCCAGCCCATCTAGCGCCCTCTGGTGCctccactttgaa contains:
- the LOC111606868 gene encoding histone-lysine N-methyltransferase SETD7-like — its product is MDSDDESVEEVVEGPLDEDGQPHGVCTVTYSSSDRFEGHFTHGEKNGKGKFFFFDGSTLEGFYVDDGLQGQGLYTHEDGSVLHGTYVDGELNGPAQELDADGRLVFKGQYKGNIRCGECWIYYPDGGSVFGQVNEDGEMTGSSIAYIYPDGCTALYGSFVDGEIIEARLATLTSNQTGRPRFQIAPNSPVYSYDKSTSTCIATHALLPDPYESQRVLVAESLIKGACQGLFAKAAAEPGTIMAFYNGVRITHSEVDSRDWALNGNAISLDDDTVIDVPQPFDQTERYCASLGHKGNHSFTPNCQYEPFVHPRFGPIKCIRTLRAVQKDEELTVAYGYDHESLGKNGPEAPDWYKRELEVFQQRQAAPVSH